A single genomic interval of Panthera tigris isolate Pti1 chromosome E3, P.tigris_Pti1_mat1.1, whole genome shotgun sequence harbors:
- the MARF1 gene encoding meiosis regulator and mRNA stability factor 1 isoform X5, with the protein MMEGNGTEDPCSRTLGWLRQNNDAKPWLWKFSNCFSRPEHTLPLSPHTKDYMENKKAAVELKDVPSPLHAGSKLFPAVPLPDIHSLQQPKIQLSPVPKVSCCAHCPNEPSTSPMRFGGGGGSGGSGGSGSLIHPGALLDSQSTRTVTCQVGSGFAFQSASSLQNASARNNLAGLASDFPSMCLESNLSSCKHLPCCGKLHFQSCHGNVHKLHQFPALQGCASAGYFPCSDFTSGAPGRLEEHISQSELTPHLCTNSLHLNVVPPVCLKGSLYCEDCLNKPARNSIIDAAKVWPNIPPPNTQTAPVTIPLCNGCGTKGAGKETTLLLATSLGKAASKFGSPEVALAGQVLENLPPIGVFWDIENCSVPSGRSATAVVQRIREKFFKGHREAEFICVCDISKENKEVIQELNNCQVTVAHINATAKNAADDKLRQSLRRFANTHTAPATVVLVSTDVNFALELSDLRHRHGFHIILVHKNQASEALLHHANELIRFEEFISDLPPRLPLKMPQCHTLLYVYNLPANKDGKSITNRLRRLSDNCGGKVLSITGCSAILRFINQDSAERAQKRMENEDVFGNRIIVSFTPKNRELCETKSSNAIADKVKSPKKLKNPKLCLIKDTSEQSSSAKATPGKGSQANSGSATKNTNVKSLQELCRMESKTGARSSDSQQGHLRLVAPPHRSLSAVAPTPKNSGTAEPAYKTNPKKENPCPRSVTSSPVENKEKEETPFQVSYPSAFSKLITSRQVSPLLAAQSWSSRASPLAFNIANSSIGADSPDPFANGADIQISNIDYRLSRKELQQLMQEAFSRHGKVKSVELSPHTDYQLKAVVQMENLQEAISAVNSLHRYKIGSKKILVSLATGAANKSLSLLSAETMSILQDAPACCLPLFKFTDIYEKKFGHKLNVSDLYKLTDTVAIREQGNGRLVCLLPSSQARQSPLGSSQSHDGSSTNCSPIIFEELEYHEPVCRQHCPDKDFSEHEFDPDSYKIPFVILSLKTFAPQVHSLLQTHEGTVPLLSFPDCYAAEFGELEIVQENQGGVPLEHLITCVPGVNIATAQNGVKVVKWIHNKPPPPNTDPWLLRSKSPVGNPQLIQFSREVIDLLKSQPSCVIPISNFIPSYHHHFAKQCRVSDYGYSKLIELLEAVPHVLQILGMGSKRLLTLTHRAQVKRFTQDLLKLLKSQASKQVVVREFSQAYHWCFSKDWDVTEYGVCELIDIVSEIPDTTICLSQQDSEMVICIPKRERTQDEIERTKQFSKDVVDLLRHQPHFRMPFNKFIPSYHHHFGRQCKLAYYGFTKLLELFEAIPDILQVLECGEEKILTLTEVERFKALAAQFVKLLRSQKDNCLMMTDLLTEYAKTFGYTFRLQDYDVSSVSALTQKLCHVVKVADMASGKQIQLINRKSLRALTAQLLVLLMSWEGAAHLSVDELKRRYETTHSAPLNPCEYGFMTLTELLKSLPYLVEVFTNDKTEECVKLTSLYLFAKNVRSLLHTYHYQQLFLHEFSMAYTKYVGETLQPKTYGYSSVEELLGAIPQVVWIKGHGHKRIVVLKNDMKSRVSSVGLSPVSPEDQPSATEHIPAAPESRTAPELRLGAGSDGPHQTEQELLRLTNDSPVDLLCAPVPSCLPSPQLRPDPVILQSADLIQFEEHPQAPSEIMILTQEESTEIPVPVKNKHPASESSSPCVSAAAPVPPCPSSETSESLLGKDPVESPAKKQPKNRVKLAANFSFAPITKL; encoded by the exons ATGATGGAAGGAAACGGAACTGAGGACCCCTGCAGTAGAACACTTGGATGGCTCCGACAAAATAATGATGCTAAGCCATGGCTCTGGAAATTTTCTAATTGCTTTTCTCGTCCTGAGCACACATTGCCACTTAGCCCCCACACG AAAGATTACATGGAGAACAAGAAAGCTGCTGTGGAGTTAAAGGACGTGCCGTCTCCCCTTCATGCTGGCTCTAAACTTTTCCCAGCAGTCCCGCTTCCAGATATTCATTCTCTCCAGCAACCTAAAATACAGCTTTCACCTGTCCCCAAAGTAAGCTGCTGCGCTCATTGCCCTAATGAACCCTCCACTTCGCCGATGCGTTTTGGTGGTGGCGGTGGCAGCGGTGGTAGCGGAGGTAGCGGTAGCTTGATTCACCCAGGCGCACTGTTAGACTCACAGAGCACCAGGACAGTCACGTGTCAGGTAGGCTCAGGGTTTGCCTTCCAGTCTGCATCTTCGCTCCAGAATGCCTCAGCTAGGAACAATTTGGCCGGCCTTGCAAGTGACTTCCCCAGCATGTGTCTAGAGAGTAATCTATCTTCCTGCAAACACCTGCCCTGTTGTGGAAAGCTTCATTTCCAATCCTGCCATGGTAACGTGCACAAGCTGCATCAGTTTCCGGCTCTCCAGGGCTGCGCCTCCGCTGGCTATTTCCCCTGTTCTGATTTCACGAGCGGGGCTCCGGGGCGTTTGGAAGAGCACATTTCACAGTCGGAGCTAACGCCTCACTTGTGCACCAATTCTTTGCACCTAAACGTGGTACCTCCGGTTTGTTTAAAGGGCTCACTTTACTGCGAAGACTGTCTCAACAAG ccGGCAAGAAATAGTATAATTGATGCTGCTAAAGTCTGGCCAAATATACCACCTCCAAATACTCAAACTGCACCTGTTACTATTCCTCTGTGTAATGGCTGTGGAACcaaaggagcagggaaggagacCACGTTGTTATTGGCGACCAGTCTAGGCAAAGCTGCTTCGAAATTTG GGTCACCAGAAGTTGCACTAGCCGGACAGGTGCTGGAAAACTTACCCCCCATTGGAGTTTTTTGGGATATTGAAAACTGTTCAGTTCCCTCTGGCCGCTCAGCTACTGCTGTTGTACAGAGAATCCGTGAGAAGTTTTTTAAAGGCCACAGAGAAGCAGAATTCATCTGTGTGTGTGACatcagtaaagaaaacaaagaagttatTCAAGAGCTGAATAATtgccag GTGACCGTGGCCCACATCAACGCTACCGCCAAGAACGCGGCTGACGACAAACTGCGCCAGAGTCTCCGAAGGTTTGCGAACACTCACACTGCTCCAGCCACTGTGGTTCTCGTGTCGA CTGATGTCAATTTTGCATTGGAGCTCAGTGATCTGAGACACAGGCATGGTTTCCACATAATTTTGGTCCATAAAAACCAGGCCTCGGAAGCACTGCTGCATCATGCTAATGAGCTGATCAGATTCGAAGAGTTCATTTCCGACTTGCCCCCCAGGTTACCACTAAAAATGCCA CAGTGCCACACTCTGCTCTATGTTTATAACCTACCAGCAAATAAAGATGGCAAGAGCATCACCAACAGGCTCAGGCGCCTGTCTGATAATTGTGGTGGGAAAGTGCTGAGTATCACAGGCTGCAGTGCAATTCTCCGCTTCATAAACCAAGATAGTGCAGAACGGGCTCAGAAGCGAATGGAAAACGAAGATGTCTTTGGTAATAGGATCATTGTGTCATTTACTCCAAAAAATAGAGAACTCTGTGAAACAAAGAGTTCCAATGCAATTGCTGATAAAGTGAAGTCTCCCAAAAAACTTAAGAATCCAAAATTGTGCCTCATCAAAGATACGAGTGAACAATCTTCCAGTGCCAAAGCCACGCCTGGAAAAGGGTCGCAGGCAAATTCTGGATCTGctacaaaaaacacaaatgttaaaAGTTTACAG GAGCTCTGCCGCATGGAGTCAAAGACTGGCGCTAGAAGCAGTGACTCCCAGCAAGGCCACCTGAGGCTGGTGGCGCCTCCCCACAGAAGCTTGAGCGCTGTAGCGCCCACACCCAAAAACTCGGGGACGGCAGAACCTGCTTACAAAACCAACCCGAA GAAAGAGAACCCCTGTCCCCGGAGTGTCACCAGCTCTCCtgtagagaacaaagagaaagaggagactcCGTTCCAAGTGAGTTACCCATCTGCTTTCAGCAAGCTGATCACGTCACGGCAAGTCAGTCCCCTGCTCGCAGCACAGTCTTGGTCTTCTCG AGCGTCCCCACTTGCTTTCAACATTGCAAATTCGAGCATTggtgctgacagcccagacccGTTTGCAAATGGTGCTGACATCCAGATCAGCAACATCGACTACAGATTATCCCGGAAGGAGCTGCAGCAGCTTATGCAGGAGGCATTTTCTAGGCACGGCAAG GTGAAGAGTGTTGAGCTCAGCCCCCATACAGATTATCAGCTCAAGGCTGTTGTTCAGATGGAGAACTTACAAGAAGCAATCAGTGCGGTGAATAGCCTCCACAGATACAAAATTGGCAGCAAGAAGATCCTGGTCTCACTTGCCACAGGAGCTGCTAATAAATCACTCTCTTTACTGAG tGCAGAAACAATGTCTATTCTTCAGGACGCTCCTGCCTGCTGTctgcctctttttaaatttacagatatctatgaaaaaaa ATTTGGACACAAGTTGAACGTGTCGGATTTATATAAGCTAACAGACACGGTGGCAATCCGCGAACAAGGAAACGGAAGACTGGTGTGTCTGTTGCCCAGCAGTCAGGCCCGGCAGAGCCCCTTGGGGTCTTCGCAGTCACATGACGGCTCCTCGACAAATTGCAGCCCAATTATATTTGAAGAGTTAGAATATCACGAGCCTGTCTGCAGACAGCATTGCCCCGATAAGGACTTCAG TGAACACGAATTTGATCCAGACTCCTATAAGATTCCTTTTGTGATCCTCTCTTTGAAGACATTTGCGCCCCAGGTTCATAGTCTTCTGCAGACACATGAGGGCACCGTGCCTTTATTAAG CTTTCCAGATTGTTATGCTGCAGAGTTCGGTGAACTAGAAATAGTGCAGGAAAATCAAGGGGGTGTTCCCTTAGAACACCTCATCACCTGTGTTCCAGGTGTAAACATCGCCACTGCACAGAATGGCGTCAAAGTGGTCAAATGGATTCACAACAagcccccacctccaaacacaG ATCCTTGGCTTCTGCGTTCTAAAAGTCCTGTGGGTAACCCCCAGCTGATCCAGTTTAGCAGGGAAGTGATTGACCTGCTAAAGAGCCAGCCGTCCTGTGTCATCCCAATTAGTAATTTCATCCCGTCCTACCACCATCATTTTGCAAAGCAGTGCCGGGTATCAGACTATGGATATTCCAAGCTGATAGAATTACTGGAAGCTGTGCCTCATGTGTTGCAG ATCCTCGGAATGGGCTCCAAAAGGTTGTTGACCCTTACCCACAGGGCCCAGGTGAAGCGCTTTACTCAGGATTTACTAAAACTTCTCAAATCCCAAGCCAGCAAACAGGTCGTTGTGAGGGAGTTCTCACAGGCTTACCATTG GTGTTTCTCAAAAGACTGGGATGTCACTGAATATGGTGTTTGTGAATTGATTGATATCGTATCAGAGATTCCAGACACAACCATCTGCTTGTCCCAACAAGATAGTGAAATGGTGATTTGTATCCCCAAAAGAG agcgtACCCAGGATGAAATAGAAAGGACAAAGCAGTTCTCCAAGGATGTTGTTGATTTGCTGCGGCACCAACCCCATTTCCGGATGCCCTTTAACAAATTTATCCCCTCCTACCATCACCACTTTGGCCGGCAGTGTAAACTTGCATACTATGGGTTTACTAAACTCCTTGAACTTTTTGAAGCCATACCTGATATTTTACAA GTATTGgaatgtggagaagaaaaaatCCTCACCTTGACAGAGGTAGAACGATTCAAAGCTCTTGCTGCCCAGTTTGTCAAACTCCTTCGGTCCCAAAAAGATAACTGCCTTATGATGACGGATCTGCTTACGGAATACGCTAAAACTTTTGGTTACACGTTTCGTCTCCAAGACTACGATGTCAGTTCAGTTTCAGCTTTAACACAGAAGCTCTGCCATGTTGTGAAG GTTGCTGACATGGCGTCAGGCAAACAGATTCAGCTGATCAACCGCAAGTCCCTGCGTGCTCTCACTGCCCAGCTGCTGGTGTTGCTGATGTCTTGGGAAGGAGCCGCCCACCTGTCTGTCGATGAGCTCAAGAGGCGTTATGAAACTACCCACAGTGCCCCCCTCAACCCCTGTGAATATGGATTCATGACCTTGACCGAACTTCTGAAGAGTCTGCCCTACTTAGTGGAG GTTTTTActaatgacaagacagaggagtGTGTGAAGCTCACAAGCCTGTATTTGTTTGCCAAGAACGTGCGGTCTCTACTCCATACTTACCACTACCAGCAGCTTTTTCTCCATGAGTTTTCCATGGCCTATACCAAGTATGTCGGAGAAACACTGCAACCCAAGACCTACGGCTACAGTAGTGTGGAGGAGCTCTTGGGAGCAATCCCTCAG GTGGTCTGGATCAAAGGACATGGTCATAAGAGAATTGTAGTGttaaaaaatgacatgaaaa GCCGTGTGAGTTCAGTCGGGCTCTCCCCTGTCAGTCCTGAAGACCAGCCCTCGGCCACGGAGCACATCCCGGCGGCGCCCGAATCTCGCACAGCCCCGGAACTCAGACTTGGAGCAGGCAGCGATG
- the MARF1 gene encoding meiosis regulator and mRNA stability factor 1 isoform X4, with translation MMEGNGTEDPCSRTLGWLRQNNDAKPWLWKFSNCFSRPEHTLPLSPHTKDYMENKKAAVELKDVPSPLHAGSKLFPAVPLPDIHSLQQPKIQLSPVPKVSCCAHCPNEPSTSPMRFGGGGGSGGSGGSGSLIHPGALLDSQSTRTVTCQVGSGFAFQSASSLQNASARNNLAGLASDFPSMCLESNLSSCKHLPCCGKLHFQSCHGNVHKLHQFPALQGCASAGYFPCSDFTSGAPGRLEEHISQSELTPHLCTNSLHLNVVPPVCLKGSLYCEDCLNKPARNSIIDAAKVWPNIPPPNTQTAPVTIPLCNGCGTKGAGKETTLLLATSLGKAASKFGSPEVALAGQVLENLPPIGVFWDIENCSVPSGRSATAVVQRIREKFFKGHREAEFICVCDISKENKEVIQELNNCQVTVAHINATAKNAADDKLRQSLRRFANTHTAPATVVLVSTDVNFALELSDLRHRHGFHIILVHKNQASEALLHHANELIRFEEFISDLPPRLPLKMPCHTLLYVYNLPANKDGKSITNRLRRLSDNCGGKVLSITGCSAILRFINQDSAERAQKRMENEDVFGNRIIVSFTPKNRELCETKSSNAIADKVKSPKKLKNPKLCLIKDTSEQSSSAKATPGKGSQANSGSATKNTNVKSLQELCRMESKTGARSSDSQQGHLRLVAPPHRSLSAVAPTPKNSGTAEPAYKTNPKKENPCPRSVTSSPVENKEKEETPFQVSYPSAFSKLITSRQVSPLLAAQSWSSRSMSPNLLNRASPLAFNIANSSIGADSPDPFANGADIQISNIDYRLSRKELQQLMQEAFSRHGKVKSVELSPHTDYQLKAVVQMENLQEAISAVNSLHRYKIGSKKILVSLATGAANKSLSLLSAETMSILQDAPACCLPLFKFTDIYEKKFGHKLNVSDLYKLTDTVAIREQGNGRLVCLLPSSQARQSPLGSSQSHDGSSTNCSPIIFEELEYHEPVCRQHCPDKDFSEHEFDPDSYKIPFVILSLKTFAPQVHSLLQTHEGTVPLLSFPDCYAAEFGELEIVQENQGGVPLEHLITCVPGVNIATAQNGVKVVKWIHNKPPPPNTDPWLLRSKSPVGNPQLIQFSREVIDLLKSQPSCVIPISNFIPSYHHHFAKQCRVSDYGYSKLIELLEAVPHVLQILGMGSKRLLTLTHRAQVKRFTQDLLKLLKSQASKQVVVREFSQAYHWCFSKDWDVTEYGVCELIDIVSEIPDTTICLSQQDSEMVICIPKRERTQDEIERTKQFSKDVVDLLRHQPHFRMPFNKFIPSYHHHFGRQCKLAYYGFTKLLELFEAIPDILQVLECGEEKILTLTEVERFKALAAQFVKLLRSQKDNCLMMTDLLTEYAKTFGYTFRLQDYDVSSVSALTQKLCHVVKVADMASGKQIQLINRKSLRALTAQLLVLLMSWEGAAHLSVDELKRRYETTHSAPLNPCEYGFMTLTELLKSLPYLVEVFTNDKTEECVKLTSLYLFAKNVRSLLHTYHYQQLFLHEFSMAYTKYVGETLQPKTYGYSSVEELLGAIPQVVWIKGHGHKRIVVLKNDMKSRVSSVGLSPVSPEDQPSATEHIPAAPESRTAPELRLGAGSDGPHQTEQELLRLTNDSPVDLLCAPVPSCLPSPQLRPDPVILQSADLIQFEEHPQAPSEIMILTQEESTEIPVPVKNKHPASESSSPCVSAAAPVPPCPSSETSESLLGKDPVESPAKKQPKNRVKLAANFSFAPITKL, from the exons ATGATGGAAGGAAACGGAACTGAGGACCCCTGCAGTAGAACACTTGGATGGCTCCGACAAAATAATGATGCTAAGCCATGGCTCTGGAAATTTTCTAATTGCTTTTCTCGTCCTGAGCACACATTGCCACTTAGCCCCCACACG AAAGATTACATGGAGAACAAGAAAGCTGCTGTGGAGTTAAAGGACGTGCCGTCTCCCCTTCATGCTGGCTCTAAACTTTTCCCAGCAGTCCCGCTTCCAGATATTCATTCTCTCCAGCAACCTAAAATACAGCTTTCACCTGTCCCCAAAGTAAGCTGCTGCGCTCATTGCCCTAATGAACCCTCCACTTCGCCGATGCGTTTTGGTGGTGGCGGTGGCAGCGGTGGTAGCGGAGGTAGCGGTAGCTTGATTCACCCAGGCGCACTGTTAGACTCACAGAGCACCAGGACAGTCACGTGTCAGGTAGGCTCAGGGTTTGCCTTCCAGTCTGCATCTTCGCTCCAGAATGCCTCAGCTAGGAACAATTTGGCCGGCCTTGCAAGTGACTTCCCCAGCATGTGTCTAGAGAGTAATCTATCTTCCTGCAAACACCTGCCCTGTTGTGGAAAGCTTCATTTCCAATCCTGCCATGGTAACGTGCACAAGCTGCATCAGTTTCCGGCTCTCCAGGGCTGCGCCTCCGCTGGCTATTTCCCCTGTTCTGATTTCACGAGCGGGGCTCCGGGGCGTTTGGAAGAGCACATTTCACAGTCGGAGCTAACGCCTCACTTGTGCACCAATTCTTTGCACCTAAACGTGGTACCTCCGGTTTGTTTAAAGGGCTCACTTTACTGCGAAGACTGTCTCAACAAG ccGGCAAGAAATAGTATAATTGATGCTGCTAAAGTCTGGCCAAATATACCACCTCCAAATACTCAAACTGCACCTGTTACTATTCCTCTGTGTAATGGCTGTGGAACcaaaggagcagggaaggagacCACGTTGTTATTGGCGACCAGTCTAGGCAAAGCTGCTTCGAAATTTG GGTCACCAGAAGTTGCACTAGCCGGACAGGTGCTGGAAAACTTACCCCCCATTGGAGTTTTTTGGGATATTGAAAACTGTTCAGTTCCCTCTGGCCGCTCAGCTACTGCTGTTGTACAGAGAATCCGTGAGAAGTTTTTTAAAGGCCACAGAGAAGCAGAATTCATCTGTGTGTGTGACatcagtaaagaaaacaaagaagttatTCAAGAGCTGAATAATtgccag GTGACCGTGGCCCACATCAACGCTACCGCCAAGAACGCGGCTGACGACAAACTGCGCCAGAGTCTCCGAAGGTTTGCGAACACTCACACTGCTCCAGCCACTGTGGTTCTCGTGTCGA CTGATGTCAATTTTGCATTGGAGCTCAGTGATCTGAGACACAGGCATGGTTTCCACATAATTTTGGTCCATAAAAACCAGGCCTCGGAAGCACTGCTGCATCATGCTAATGAGCTGATCAGATTCGAAGAGTTCATTTCCGACTTGCCCCCCAGGTTACCACTAAAAATGCCA TGCCACACTCTGCTCTATGTTTATAACCTACCAGCAAATAAAGATGGCAAGAGCATCACCAACAGGCTCAGGCGCCTGTCTGATAATTGTGGTGGGAAAGTGCTGAGTATCACAGGCTGCAGTGCAATTCTCCGCTTCATAAACCAAGATAGTGCAGAACGGGCTCAGAAGCGAATGGAAAACGAAGATGTCTTTGGTAATAGGATCATTGTGTCATTTACTCCAAAAAATAGAGAACTCTGTGAAACAAAGAGTTCCAATGCAATTGCTGATAAAGTGAAGTCTCCCAAAAAACTTAAGAATCCAAAATTGTGCCTCATCAAAGATACGAGTGAACAATCTTCCAGTGCCAAAGCCACGCCTGGAAAAGGGTCGCAGGCAAATTCTGGATCTGctacaaaaaacacaaatgttaaaAGTTTACAG GAGCTCTGCCGCATGGAGTCAAAGACTGGCGCTAGAAGCAGTGACTCCCAGCAAGGCCACCTGAGGCTGGTGGCGCCTCCCCACAGAAGCTTGAGCGCTGTAGCGCCCACACCCAAAAACTCGGGGACGGCAGAACCTGCTTACAAAACCAACCCGAA GAAAGAGAACCCCTGTCCCCGGAGTGTCACCAGCTCTCCtgtagagaacaaagagaaagaggagactcCGTTCCAAGTGAGTTACCCATCTGCTTTCAGCAAGCTGATCACGTCACGGCAAGTCAGTCCCCTGCTCGCAGCACAGTCTTGGTCTTCTCG GAGTATGTCTCCAAACCTTTTAAACAGAGCGTCCCCACTTGCTTTCAACATTGCAAATTCGAGCATTggtgctgacagcccagacccGTTTGCAAATGGTGCTGACATCCAGATCAGCAACATCGACTACAGATTATCCCGGAAGGAGCTGCAGCAGCTTATGCAGGAGGCATTTTCTAGGCACGGCAAG GTGAAGAGTGTTGAGCTCAGCCCCCATACAGATTATCAGCTCAAGGCTGTTGTTCAGATGGAGAACTTACAAGAAGCAATCAGTGCGGTGAATAGCCTCCACAGATACAAAATTGGCAGCAAGAAGATCCTGGTCTCACTTGCCACAGGAGCTGCTAATAAATCACTCTCTTTACTGAG tGCAGAAACAATGTCTATTCTTCAGGACGCTCCTGCCTGCTGTctgcctctttttaaatttacagatatctatgaaaaaaa ATTTGGACACAAGTTGAACGTGTCGGATTTATATAAGCTAACAGACACGGTGGCAATCCGCGAACAAGGAAACGGAAGACTGGTGTGTCTGTTGCCCAGCAGTCAGGCCCGGCAGAGCCCCTTGGGGTCTTCGCAGTCACATGACGGCTCCTCGACAAATTGCAGCCCAATTATATTTGAAGAGTTAGAATATCACGAGCCTGTCTGCAGACAGCATTGCCCCGATAAGGACTTCAG TGAACACGAATTTGATCCAGACTCCTATAAGATTCCTTTTGTGATCCTCTCTTTGAAGACATTTGCGCCCCAGGTTCATAGTCTTCTGCAGACACATGAGGGCACCGTGCCTTTATTAAG CTTTCCAGATTGTTATGCTGCAGAGTTCGGTGAACTAGAAATAGTGCAGGAAAATCAAGGGGGTGTTCCCTTAGAACACCTCATCACCTGTGTTCCAGGTGTAAACATCGCCACTGCACAGAATGGCGTCAAAGTGGTCAAATGGATTCACAACAagcccccacctccaaacacaG ATCCTTGGCTTCTGCGTTCTAAAAGTCCTGTGGGTAACCCCCAGCTGATCCAGTTTAGCAGGGAAGTGATTGACCTGCTAAAGAGCCAGCCGTCCTGTGTCATCCCAATTAGTAATTTCATCCCGTCCTACCACCATCATTTTGCAAAGCAGTGCCGGGTATCAGACTATGGATATTCCAAGCTGATAGAATTACTGGAAGCTGTGCCTCATGTGTTGCAG ATCCTCGGAATGGGCTCCAAAAGGTTGTTGACCCTTACCCACAGGGCCCAGGTGAAGCGCTTTACTCAGGATTTACTAAAACTTCTCAAATCCCAAGCCAGCAAACAGGTCGTTGTGAGGGAGTTCTCACAGGCTTACCATTG GTGTTTCTCAAAAGACTGGGATGTCACTGAATATGGTGTTTGTGAATTGATTGATATCGTATCAGAGATTCCAGACACAACCATCTGCTTGTCCCAACAAGATAGTGAAATGGTGATTTGTATCCCCAAAAGAG agcgtACCCAGGATGAAATAGAAAGGACAAAGCAGTTCTCCAAGGATGTTGTTGATTTGCTGCGGCACCAACCCCATTTCCGGATGCCCTTTAACAAATTTATCCCCTCCTACCATCACCACTTTGGCCGGCAGTGTAAACTTGCATACTATGGGTTTACTAAACTCCTTGAACTTTTTGAAGCCATACCTGATATTTTACAA GTATTGgaatgtggagaagaaaaaatCCTCACCTTGACAGAGGTAGAACGATTCAAAGCTCTTGCTGCCCAGTTTGTCAAACTCCTTCGGTCCCAAAAAGATAACTGCCTTATGATGACGGATCTGCTTACGGAATACGCTAAAACTTTTGGTTACACGTTTCGTCTCCAAGACTACGATGTCAGTTCAGTTTCAGCTTTAACACAGAAGCTCTGCCATGTTGTGAAG GTTGCTGACATGGCGTCAGGCAAACAGATTCAGCTGATCAACCGCAAGTCCCTGCGTGCTCTCACTGCCCAGCTGCTGGTGTTGCTGATGTCTTGGGAAGGAGCCGCCCACCTGTCTGTCGATGAGCTCAAGAGGCGTTATGAAACTACCCACAGTGCCCCCCTCAACCCCTGTGAATATGGATTCATGACCTTGACCGAACTTCTGAAGAGTCTGCCCTACTTAGTGGAG GTTTTTActaatgacaagacagaggagtGTGTGAAGCTCACAAGCCTGTATTTGTTTGCCAAGAACGTGCGGTCTCTACTCCATACTTACCACTACCAGCAGCTTTTTCTCCATGAGTTTTCCATGGCCTATACCAAGTATGTCGGAGAAACACTGCAACCCAAGACCTACGGCTACAGTAGTGTGGAGGAGCTCTTGGGAGCAATCCCTCAG GTGGTCTGGATCAAAGGACATGGTCATAAGAGAATTGTAGTGttaaaaaatgacatgaaaa GCCGTGTGAGTTCAGTCGGGCTCTCCCCTGTCAGTCCTGAAGACCAGCCCTCGGCCACGGAGCACATCCCGGCGGCGCCCGAATCTCGCACAGCCCCGGAACTCAGACTTGGAGCAGGCAGCGATG